GCTTTAGTAATACAGAATCTTTATTAGATGGAGTTAATATATTTCAACAATTCAAAAGAAATCATGGATTATGAAGCATGTTAGAAATTTAAAAACAGTAAATGTAGAATTCAACTGCAGAAAATCAAACAGCAGGCAAACTGGGAACTTCACTTGCTTTCAGGGGATAGATGACTGAAATATGTTTAACTAACTGATGGACAAAATACATAGGGCTCAGAGCAAGAGTCTATACTTACTTCTTCCTTGCTCGTTGGTACGAAATGGCATTGACGTGGTCAAGCAAGATGAGACTCTCTACAAAAGAATCCATGAAGTAGTAAGTATAATCCTTATTTCCGAAAACTTGAACTTGTTTGGTCTTAGGATCCAGCGAAATCATTCTTGACCGACCATGATTATTGAACTCACTCAGAACAACTTCCCCACACCTTTTGAAACCATATATATAATCATGATCCCCAGCTATCTTGTACAAATATGTCCACGATTCTGTGACACCATACTCTTTCATTACCCATATGTCACAACCACAGTTATAATCATAATGCTTAATCAAGGCAAGGGAGTCCCCATATTTTGAAATGGTACATCTGTTCCTCTGCAAAGCTTCTGGCATCATCACCTCGCCAAATAATTCGGTGGCCATATCAAATGAAGCAATGAAAGTATCTCCACCATACTTACAATATTCATCCGCATGATCATCATATCCGACACTAAAACGAACTTCAAGCATATGCAGAGAACCATTGAGAAATAGTACAATACCAGGACCACCCTGCAAATCTACAGGAACAACAGAGGCATCAAGAGTCTTCCAGGAGGCCCTGGCTAATGAGTAAACCTGAACCACAGTGGCGAATCGGGACAAGTCCGAATGATCATCAGGAAGAGTCACAATTCTCAACACCTTATAGTCATTGGAATGTGAATCATAGCCAAAGCCATGCTCTATGTACTTATCATACTGAGTAGAGGTAAAACAAGCAGGTGGGCTAGGCAAAATCACAATCTTTCTAATACATGGGTTCCAAATTAAAGTGGGGGAATGGTTATCAGATAGGTCAGGCGCAAGGCATATGAGCCCGTTACAAGTTCCGACTACCTCCAGATCGGAAATAGGTTCGTTTTCCAAGAAAGTGACTGGGTCTGCAAGCAAGGAATACTCACCGAATTCAGGGCTATCCCAATGCAACCAGTGCAGACGATCAGAAACCTTGTAAGAGAAAGcgctgaggaggaggaggtgggcGTCGTTTTGGTTGTTGGAGTCGATTGTGATGGAGAGATGGGATTGAATGAAGGTAGAGGATTTGATGAGTGACATCCATGACTTGCACACTAGGGTGGATTTGATTAGGGATTTGGTAGGCAGCCTCAACAGGATTCTTTCTATGATTTCCTCAGGAAAGTAGTCTGACATTGCTTCTGTGTTCAAAATATTTTTCTCCAATTTTCcatttctctagggttttgcgAGTTTTAAAGAAAGGTTAGTGACCCAGTACAATTTGaagcatatattttttttaaaaaaattggtTCAAACAGTACTTAAATTATTGCTCCTTATAAATTTTAGTAACTCACATTTTAAAAATATCATAACGGTACCTGATATTTTGATTCCTCCCGAACATTGATATCTGGAGCTCTTAACTCTGTAACAGCGTTTAACAGCTGACATATATTAAAGGGTATTTTCGTCCATTCATGTCCCTCAATTACATGTGTGTTCTTTCTCCCCTTGCATTTGAAGAACACAATTCCGGACACCAATTCGAAGCTTGCATTTGAAATTCCATTAAGTAAGATGCAGCATCCCGCAAATGTTTGTTTTGATGGCAAttgtcttgttttctttttctttttaagtgtttttctttctcttcccaaAGCGGACAAGCAACCGGAgggcttttctttttcctccatttttgtaattttcaagCTTCTTTTCATGtaattagaaaccaaattgatGCGAATCCTTTTGCGTTTTTACTACTTTTTGCATCACGAATCCATTGAGGTATGTTTTGAGAATCCCCAAATTTGGAGTTTCTAGAGTTCTTGATGAATTTTCAAATTTGGGAACGAATTGATTCGACTGAACATTGGGTATTGCTCATTATTTGCATTGCATGTTTGTTTTGATGGCAATTGTCTTGAAGTGCATGATTACTAATGGGTATGATTTGGATGTTGTTAGaccataatttacatatatatgcatttccCTAAATATTGAATTTAACTTGTTTTTAAGTCTATTTTAGGTTTCATTAAATTATTTTGTTACTCATCTAGGAATATTGCAAGAGTGAATGAAACATCCATTTTGAGCTTTGAAGTGGAGAATTGGACTTAGGAAAAATAATGGTCAAATGTGAAGCAAAAAGTAAAATTCTGAATTCCAGCAAACCACCACAAATGGCGACATAAGTGGCGGTCAACCACCACTCATGGTGATGCCATGTACTTTCCGGTCATATTCATGGAGGAGTAAGAAAAAGAAGTAACATTATACTCATTTCATTACGTCCATTCACCATCATCTCCCATAACCAAATCCCAACTTTTTGGTTACAAATTAAACACCACCTTTCCCCTTTTTCCCACACCATCTCTACTCCCCATGTTACACCAAAATCCCCTCTATCACACACAAAATTCTTCCATGTTTTTGTAAGGGTCAATCACCATGTTTCTTCATCATTTCCCTACTCCCTACTCCCTACTCCCTACTCCAATCACACACCTTATGTCCCATGCTTTTCTCCTTGACTCTAGTGACCTAAACCCACTCTAACACTCCATCTCCTTGCCCCTCCAAGAGACATAGCTgctcccttttcttttcttcatcactttgcacctctctctctttcctatATAAGCATCAATccattacatcttctttctctcaatctccaccacaaaacctccatgtccatctcccaaaatccaaactcataCTATCCATACTACTCTATCTCATTCATCGATCACTACCACCATTTCTTGCCCTCTACCTCCATTAACACCACCACTACTATATCATTTCTCCACACTCTTTTTTATCATCATTTTCTTTCTCTAATCCACCTATTCACATAATATATACATAGTACAAGTttcactatcttttatcatcaaaTCTTTAAGAgcaagaaggagagagaatcaccaccaccaccatcacgtGAGCTTGGGGACCATTTGACCCACCACTAAGCAAACTCTATCTCTTTTACTCTAGATTATATTTTAgtgtttaatttgattatgaagttagtatatgtaattatgagtgagtaatACTTTGTTGgagctagggttgaaagccctagccaatcttgtatgaattgatgttttaatttacatttgaagttatttgtgattttcatcttcgtatgctaattcaagaagtgaatgcattcattcaatcttaactactttgaatgtgttgtgtttgtcatctcatgaaaaaatgtttagggagtagttaaccttgcgcattgatagcatgatagcatccaCTCTGTGCATatgaaggttgtgagttaaaatcacctagatctaggattggctCGCTTGATGATTATCTAAGCTCaaagctttatgcatctaggaacaatAAATTGAGACTTAACCGGTAATAGTATTTCTTCTTAGGTAAttaattctagacttatccggttggaATTGATATCATTAAATGAGTTTAAGCatttgtagtcttatccggatgcaaagagAGTCATTTAgaaattagaatagcatcacttgacaggacccgacccaagaaTCACCCCgaaacctggatacgagcctgcggggcccacgttaggTGAAATCCAACCGAAAAATCGGCAAAACCTCCCctaatatgggctacccaaatagttcacaaacctggatatgattaatatttacttcctaataaaaaacaaaaccatattTACATTCCAAGCATATATGTTACCttcggaaagttcaaatcccatcACAACCTCCGTAATAAACATCAATTCGAACAAAAACATCCACCAAATTaaaaagggttatcagagcaacactaataactaagccgatatcatacaaggtaggttaagtaataacctacggacaaaaacggaagcgctgattccaaagtctctagagcctggacgcgatctcggcaaatctgaaatctgggcatttgaaaacgaagggcccaggggaaaacatataaaatccattagcgtgagtggacaaaaccgaaacaaaatttgaaacaattaatggaatgcttccccatttctctttttaacaaaaccatcatgcagcgagaCTCCATAaaattccaactcaatcctttttccaagaaaactcatttgatgactaggaaggactgcttcctaggcatctcataccatctgggagggactgccacccagatgacgcatcgaaagggactgccaaccggaataggaggcggtggttagatgggactgccaactagccacaagtagtagacgggactgccgactaactacctcatgtcatctgaaagggactgccaaccagatgacgcatcggatgggactgccaaccgagctgtagtctggacgggactgccgaccagactattacctagaagggactgccaactaggtaagatacgcatgcgccaaaactggcctcc
Above is a genomic segment from Rosa chinensis cultivar Old Blush chromosome 3, RchiOBHm-V2, whole genome shotgun sequence containing:
- the LOC112194970 gene encoding F-box protein CPR1 isoform X1; protein product: MSDYFPEEIIERILLRLPTKSLIKSTLVCKSWMSLIKSSTFIQSHLSITIDSNNQNDAHLLLLSAFSYKVSDRLHWLHWDSPEFGEYSLLADPVTFLENEPISDLEVVGTCNGLICLAPDLSDNHSPTLIWNPCIRKIVILPSPPACFTSTQYDKYIEHGFGYDSHSNDYKVLRIVTLPDDHSDLSRFATVVQVYSLARASWKTLDASVVPVDLQGGPGIVLFLNGSLHMLEVRFSVGYDDHADEYCKYGGDTFIASFDMATELFGEVMMPEALQRNRCTISKYGDSLALIKHYDYNCGCDIWVMKEYGVTESWTYLYKIAGDHDYIYGFKRCGEVVLSEFNNHGRSRMISLDPKTKQVQVFGNKDYTYYFMDSFVESLILLDHVNAISYQRARKKKMSRRP
- the LOC112194970 gene encoding F-box protein CPR1 isoform X2, coding for MSDYFPEEIIERILLRLPTKSLIKSTLVCKSWMSLIKSSTFIQSHLSITIDSNNQNDAHLLLLSAFSYKVSDRLHWLHWDSPEFGEYSLLADPVTFLENEPISDLEVVGTCNGLICLAPDLSDNHSPTLIWNPCIRKIVILPSPPACFTSTQYDKYIEHGFGYDSHSNDYKVLRIVTLPDDHSDLSRFATVVQVYSLARASWKTLDASVVPVDLQGGPGIVLFLNGSLHMLEVRFSVGYDDHADEYCKYGGDTFIASFDMATELFGEVMMPEALQRNRCTISKYGDSLALIKHYDYNCGCDIWVMKEYGVTESWTYLYKIAGDHDYIYGFKRCGEVVLSEFNNHGRSRMISLDPKTKQVQVFGNKDYTYYFMDSFVESLILLDHVNAISYQRARKK